The Osmerus eperlanus chromosome 25, fOsmEpe2.1, whole genome shotgun sequence DNA window TATGGTGTTGCAGTACTCTCAATACCACAGTGTACAGCCCAGTTGAAGAGAAGTAGTCATACTTTACTTATATACAGCATtaatacagacaaacacagtagAAACACGATACATTTTGCAATTATTTAGAACAAATATTTGGATAGGCGACTAAACAGTTAAGAAATTACACATTTCCTTTCTAAGAAATATAGTGTATTTATATGCAATAAAGCAATGATGACAGAATGCTTTTAGATTCGGTAGATAAGggtcacacaacacactcactcctGTGTGGTGTTGACCGGGTGTGTGTTCTGCTTCCTGTGTTCCAGACGGGAGCGCCATATTCAAAGGCTGTTTCCATCGTCCGGACAACGTGACGTTGGCCCTGCCCGTCAGCGCGCTCATCCAGAACATGTCTGTCGACAAGTGTGTGGACATGTGCACTGAGAAGGTGAGGGCTGTCCTGCAGCCAACACAGGGTGTGTCTGTTGGTGTAGCTGTGCACAGGACTGCAGTATACGCGTGCCTGAGCGGcacgagtcaggtggctgagcggttagggaatcgggctagtaatcagaaggttgccggttcgattcccagctgtggaatgacactgtgtccttgggcaaggcacttcaccctacttgcctcgggggaatgtccctctacttactgtaagtcgctctggataagagcgtcttacagtaagggttagggttagggctatgACTAAATGTGCCTATCTCCCCCTGacacctctgtcctcctcctcccctcctcctcctctaaggAGTTCTCCCTGGCGGTCCTGGCCGGGGGCAGGTGCCTGTGTGGCTTCCCCACGCGTCACTTCTCACTCCACGAGGTGGAAGGGGAGGACCTCTGTCAACaccgttgccacggcgatgagTTTGAAAGCTGTGGGAATGACCAGTACTTCGTGGTGTACCAGACCCAGGTGCAAGGTACGCTAGGTGTGATAGAGTGAGCTGCGTTCTTAGAGGAAGACCGGTTCTACATTCCGGAAATGGGGGAAGTGGAAGTAATGATGATGCACAGTGATCTACCCcaacatatttgtgtgtgtcgtcaTACCACAAAGCTGTGTTCCTGTTCTGAAGCAGTGGTGTGCTGTTAGCGTAGCCACCGTAGTGCTACGCTAACGTGCTATGCTGACATGCTACGCTAACGTGCTATGCTAACGCCCTACGCTAACGTGCTATGCTGACATGCTACGCTAACGTGCTATGCTAACGTGCTATGCTAACGTGCTACGCTAACGTGCTATGCTAACGTGCTATGCTAACGTGCTACATTTTCCTCAGATAACCGCTGTATGGACCGGCGTTTCCTCCCCACTCGCTCCAAGCAGCTGGTGGCGCTGGCTAGCTTCCCCGGGGCGGGGAACACCTGGGCCCGCCACCTCATAGAGCTGGCCACCGGCTTCTACACGGGGAGTTTCTACTTTGATGGTTCCCTGTACAACAAGGGTAGGTAGTGTTGTGGGACTGGAATGACGTTTCATAACTCACAGCTGTATATGGCATGAAATATCAGGAAGTCACGTGGTTTAGATGCCTGTGTGCGCTGACGTTTGATTGTGTCTGTATTTCGTGTGCcttaaattttttttttaatctaaagCAACATTCAAAATAGCAGATTGAAAAGGCTGGAAAAAGTAGAATCAGAAGGATGTAGATCCGACAGTTTTTCAGTGGTCGGAGTCCAGGAACAGTCTGTGGGTATAAAGTATATTttgatatatatttatatatataaacagaACCTTATCCTCCGCAGGGTTCAAAGGCGAGCGAGACCACTGGAGAAGTGGGAGGACCATGTGTATCAAGACCCACGAGAGCGGGAAGAAGGAGATCGAGGCGTTCGACTCCAGCATCCTCATGATCCGCAACCCCTACAAGGCCCTCATGGCTGAGTTCAACCGCAAGTACGGCGGCCATATTGGATTCGCCTCCCAGGCCCACTGGAGGGGGAAAGGTCAGTTGAAAACACAGAGATTCTTCAAAATGGCGCCCATGACCCCGTTCTATGTAAATGACTGTGACCATCGAGGTCTGCCCTTGGATGTTTTgttttgagggggagggaggggggagggtggcggggggagggaggggggaggagggttttTGCTGCAGAAGAGATGGGAGTATAGGAGAAGTGAAAAAACATATTTCTGTCCCTCGAGAGGTGATATTATCATGATGCTTTTTCAGCGTTTCACAGATGATACTTGAAATGTTCCGCTAGCTGGCTGTATTGGAGTGGTCTTCACTACCAGTTGTGTTTGTAGGAAGGACTTTCTCAGTTGATGTCGAGTTTTAATTATGTATTTTTGCTCTTTATCTTGCCTGCCTgcgcccacacacccacacacacacacacagtttctagTAGTCATGGAAACCTGCCTTGTCTTATCTCCTTTTCTGACTTTGTCTGGAGTTAACTAGATTTTCCTCTGAGGCACTTGAAGACAACAGCAGTCCTCCACACAAGTGAAAACATCAGCGTGTTCTGCCCTCAcatgatctctctccctccctcgctttctctctctctttccttctgtctctccctctctctcactccctatcttcctttccttctctctctcccactctccctctatctcttttcctctctcttagcatttctgtctctctccttccttcgatatctctccccctttccttctttatccctctcccctccccccctctctgtcaggAGACATGGTGGGGGTAACATGGGGGTAGGAGGCCCAGAGAGGAAGGTTTTCTGACAGATGCCAGTTCTGATCTGCAGCACTGCCGTTCTGAGTCAGCGCCGTGTTACGTATGAGAGCGGCCAGCTGCAGGCCTTCTGCCAGCCAGCCCTGGacgggtggggggctgggggctaggggggccccccgtgccccccccacacacacacacacacacaggcctgtctgCCTGAGGAACTACTGTGTTCCAAGTTGTTAATTCAAGCCCCTGAAGGAGACTAGCATCTTCCAGAAGGCTTTATGTGCTGTGATCACACCAGACCTCCTAAATGAAATAACGTCAGTGTTTGAGGGGTTCTTGTGGAGGGGTATTGGGGGCTGGGTGCTCTCCTTACCCAGGTTTAATGGCCTGTCGGAGGGGGAACTGGTGTGCTCTCCCTGGAGGACTGGTGCCCAGCAGATTCGTcctgtttctctcactttttcagTACATTAtaaagtgctctctctctctctgtctctctctctgcctctctctgtctacctctgtctctctctctctccgatgTTTTCACAGAGAACTGAGGGCTAACATCACGAACGCTCAGAATGAGACTTTGTTGTTTCTTGTTTCGTTTTCCGAGTGCTACAAAAACCTAACGTTGTCGACTTTCTCCGTTGCGGCGCAGAGTGGCCGGAGTTCGTTAAGAACTACTCCCCCTGGTGGTCGTCCCACACCCTGGACTGGCTCCGCTACGGCAGGAGCGTCCACGTGGTCCACTTCGAGGACCTGAAGAGGGACCTGTTCTCCCAGCTCAAGGGCATGATTGTCTTCCTGGGGACGGGGGTGTCCGAGGAGCGGCTGCTCTGCGTGGAGGGCCAGAGGGACGGGAACTTCAAGCGCTCTGGCCTCCGCAAGCTGGAGTACGACCCCTACACCCCCGAGATGCGTCAGAGCATCGATGAGCTCATCAAGACGGTGGACGCGGCCTTGAGGAA harbors:
- the wscd2 gene encoding sialate:O-sulfotransferase 2; protein product: MARPLLRIQRYFRRKPVRFFSLILLYLTAGSLVFLHSGLVKDSSPGAGGAREPLVASEAGGKAAGGAVPSDTRALGLAGQAVKVTRRSGRRYGPPWMKHTGSDSPDWRGPGGDYTSSWNRALKGRSAKDLDDGRAKYIGCYVDDIQKRALRGVSFYDYKKMTVFRCQDNCAERGYLFAGLEFGAECFCGHKIQGPNVSDAECNMDCKGESNTCGGANRLSIYRLELSQESARRYGSAIFKGCFHRPDNVTLALPVSALIQNMSVDKCVDMCTEKEFSLAVLAGGRCLCGFPTRHFSLHEVEGEDLCQHRCHGDEFESCGNDQYFVVYQTQVQDNRCMDRRFLPTRSKQLVALASFPGAGNTWARHLIELATGFYTGSFYFDGSLYNKGFKGERDHWRSGRTMCIKTHESGKKEIEAFDSSILMIRNPYKALMAEFNRKYGGHIGFASQAHWRGKEWPEFVKNYSPWWSSHTLDWLRYGRSVHVVHFEDLKRDLFSQLKGMIVFLGTGVSEERLLCVEGQRDGNFKRSGLRKLEYDPYTPEMRQSIDELIKTVDAALRKRSLPRVPEDYRPR